CGGGCGGCCGGCACTGGGCGGTGTTCCCGCTCGCCGGCTGGGGCCTGGGGCTCGGGGTGCACGCGGCCGTCACCTGGCTGGCCCTGCAGACCGACGGCCGGCAGGACGATTGGCTGCAGGCCGAGGTGGCGCGGCTGCGCCGCCGGGACGCGGCGCGCTGACGGACTACCAGCCGCGCCCGTGGCCGTGGCCATGCCAATGGCCATGCCCGTGTCCACGGCCATGCCAATGGCCGGGGCCCCGCCGTGCCAGCGCGGCGGCGGCGCGTAATAGACCGGCGGCGGCGGCGCCACCACCACCGGCGGCGACCACACCGAGGGCGGCGGGCCGTACGGATAGGCCGGCCGCACGTACACCGGCTGCGGCACCGAGTAGACCGGCGCCGGATAGGCGACGACGCCGGGCACCCCGATGCCGATGGACCAGCTCACGCCGCCGCCCGCCAGGGCGGAGGTGGCGGCCAGGGGGCCGGCCAGCAGCAGGCCGGCGGCGGCCGCCCGGACCCAGCGCAGTGAAGAAGGCTTGCGGATCATGGTGCAACTCCTGGCGAACGGCCCGCCTGCCAGATGCAGGGCGCGCGTCGCCACAAGGCTTCGAACGCGGCAGCCGGCCGGCCGGTTCACAGCGGCTTTGTAAA
The sequence above is a segment of the Aquabacterium sp. J223 genome. Coding sequences within it:
- a CDS encoding 2TM domain-containing protein — translated: MSPASDLAHVDPALLARARRRLGLKKGLAVHATVYLLVNAGLQLIDALTGGRHWAVFPLAGWGLGLGVHAAVTWLALQTDGRQDDWLQAEVARLRRRDAAR